Part of the Strix uralensis isolate ZFMK-TIS-50842 chromosome 32, bStrUra1, whole genome shotgun sequence genome is shown below.
TGGCCAATTTACTGAATGAACAACACCGGACAGTGAAGGAACAACTTGAGCAGTTGAGAATGAAAAAGTCCTCGATCAAGCCACCACAAGAGATAGAAAAATCAAAACCTCAGAATGAGAAGCCTCTCCAGAGCCTTGTTCTGGACAGTATGCAAAGAAAGAGGCTCCAGCAGCAAATGCAGCAGGTAATAAAATGTTATCTGGTCTGACCTAATGAATATTTGCTGTGTACTGCGGGGGGCAGGGAAAGCCCATGGTACAGCAAGTGCTTTGGAGttctttcttaaagaaattaattgaaaaagcTACATTTGAGGCTGGAGCTTTAATAGGTGATGTGTACATGCCTGATTCCAGTTGAATTGAATGTGCAAAGTAGAGCTGACTTAGTATCTGTATGGTTCTCCTGTGAGATAGCTGCCTTGGCCATGTTTGAATTCTGACCGTAATCTGTCAAAATCCTCCATTTTCACCaacttctttattattttctaagaACATTATTCTTGAtgtagtttggattttttttttcctcttcccaccACGCAAAACTGTGTAGAAATTCAGTTTGAACATTTAAAAAGCTGTCAGCAGCATAGATGAGAAGCTGTACTTAAGAAAATTTTTTCCATGTCCATACAAAATTCAAGAGGACTTCTCAAAATTTGAAAGTTCCTGTCAACTCGATTTCGTGAGGACAAAGTGCACTGGTTTTGTGTGAAGTTGATACAAGTCCTGCTGAGTAGTCGTTTCTTACTCTGCATCCACCATACGGTGTCATGCTTTGGTCTGTGGCAGCGAGGAGGGACACAGACCTCTCAAACACAAGCTGAAGGAATACATCTTGCATTAGACGTGTAGAGTACGTGACTTCAATTTTTCAGCTGCAAAGCAAGATGTAtggtgtttgtgtgcatgtgggGAGTTCCAGTAGCTGAAGTCattgtttcttcagaaacaatAAAGTCATTGTTTCTGAAGTGtttagttaggaaaaaaaataccctttcTGTATTGATCATTATGGTATGAGACTTTGGCACAAAAGCTGGGAAACTGCCCTAAGACTTAAACAGATGATGTGTTCAAAGTCTGTGTAATAAACTTCCTGCCAGTGGATATTAAAGTTTTCTCTCAGTTTTCTATTGcttaaaaggtttttttgtaGTCAGAATGTGATTGTTGGGGTGCTCAGGAGATATTTCTTGTGCCTCTATACTTATGCTTTCCAGTTTCTTGGATTTCTGATAGACTGAAAAAACCCATTTGTCTGATTTTATTCTTCAAGCATGTTCAGCTTCTGACTCAAATCCATCTTCTCGCAAGTTCCAACCCTGCTCTAAGTTCAGAGGCCAGTACTACCAGGATGTTTTTGGTAAGGACATGTCTAAAATCAGAGCTACATGAATTTTAATGATTGCTGGTCACTGGAGATATTTAGAGAGCTTTATTTAATTGATCCTATCAAATTCAGAGAGACTACCACGCAATAAAGGAACAGTGTTGTCAGCCTACTATGAACATGCTCAGTACTTGGAGAAATCATTCACGCTGTGCTGACTGATAACTGCTTTGAATTGGCAtgcctttgtatttttttgttgttttcttggaaatactgatagttaaaaaaaaatacggCTTCTGTAATTAGTAAACATTCTGTGACCTTGAAAGTTGCTGGAAAGTGGGGGAATTAAAAACCACCAATTGGTCTGATTGTTCCTAGATTTGTAATGCTGAAAAAGAAGACCTGCAACAGTCTGCTTCTTTTATGCCTGTCACTTCACTAGCTTTTATTTGTTTGCATTATTGCATTACATGTATTTGTTCTTTACCTTCcagtcttttatctttttctgtgtttgaccTTGCAGAGCGAGCTCGGGAACTTTGCTCGAAGCTCTACGCTCCTTCGTCAGTCCTTCAGTCCCAAGTTTCAAACAATGTTCCAGCCATGTAACTTGAAGGGAGCACTGCAGCTCATTGAGGATTTTCATGCCCAAGTCCAGGTTGACTGGAGCCCTCGCAAAGCTGTGAAGAAGAGTGGTATGGGTCTGAAGGGATTTTCTGAAGCAGTATGGATTTGAAGGGTGGGAAAGCATTGACAGGGGGAGTTACTTCATGCTATGCACCCTCTAGATGAGCTATGGTTCAGACTGCTCTTtggaattttttaaattttgtgaggTATTTTTAGATAAAACCATTCACTTTATTGACTGCCTTTTTGCTGCTTAAATTTGCAGTGCAGTAAAGCATCTTACATGAGCTGTTGACTTCTGTTTGACATCATAATCCTGCCATTTATTGTTCTGCAGACGACGTTTGGAGCTGCAGAAGTCCATCAAGGAACTATGAAACTGGAAATAATTGTTCCAAATGTGTTGGTTAACACTCATCAAGGAAATATTCCCCTCATTAGAGTgttttagtgaaagaaaaaaagctccaaACTGTCAGTTTCAAATATTTGGTTTGTGATTTTTCTACTACCTGGAGAGTGACTCACTTGAAGTAAACAGagctttttaaatttgttttttcattgtagaacaaaagaaaagatgaagggGGAAAGTAATTTTAACTTTTGCTGATGTAAACTTAAGGGCAAAAACTAGGAAATATGCAAATTCTAAAAATGAGGGAGAAAGTCTCTTTTTGCatgaaagaagtaaaagaaaCGGCATTTTCAAGAAGTTGGTTGTGAAAAACATCATTTTCCGTGTATACCTCTATCCgtatctgttcatttttttcacaGCCAATGAATTTCCATGTTTGCCAAAGCAAGTGGCTTGGATTTTGGCAACAAGGAGAGTCTTCATGTATCCAGAGTTACTGCCAATATGTTCCTTGAAAGCAAACCCTCCCCGGGACAAGATTATCTTCACCAAGGCAGAGGACAAGTAGGTGCTTGGAATCATTGAATAAAACACCTACAAATGAGGCTTCTTTGTTAAGGAGGATTCCTGGGATGTAGACTCTCGGGATATCTGTGTATTGTGCAACTGCACATCCAAATAGCGATCTGCCATACTGtctaaaagactttttttttttcttttcccctccttccttccttttcagttTATTAGCTTTAGGTTTGAAACATTTTGAAGGGACGGAGTTTCCAAAGCCCTTGATCAGCAAGTATCTCTTGCCAACAAAAACTGCCCACCAGCTTACAGTACGAATCAAGAATCTCAATATGAATCGAGCCCCTGATAATATCATCAGAGTAAGTGATGTGTTCAGAGCATGGTTTGGtatttttcagatctgtgtgtctGGTTGGGTTGTTACACAAGAAGAGATGTGCTGTTTGCTCCACGGACCTTTCCGTTTATACGCTGAtgctttcttaaaagaaaatgtcatccTTTTATTAGCAATGAGGATTTCTTCAAAAAGATCTTATCCTCTGTACTTTGCAAGTACTTACATTACTCTCTTGACTCTTTAGAGCCCAGCACTTGCAGACAGTCCGAGTACAAATGTGGCTTCGGTAATCCTGGCAAATTCATACATACGAACTTTTGAGTAGCAAAGCTCAAACCAAAGTGCTGTCTGCAGTCAGGCTGAAGGTCCAGCTGGCCAAATATCCTGTCCCCTAAGCTAATGGCCACTGCTGAAGAGAGATTAAGAACCAGAAACACTTAAGTATGCCTGCACATCTGCTAGAACTTCAgcctttattattcttttttactgtttctgtggGTAGTACCTTATAAAAGTAGTAGTGATGAGAATCGCTCTGTTcacgtgaacacttctgcagaGCACAGTCCTTATCCTACATCCTAGCAGGTATTGAACAGGTGATCTGACCGCAGTCATCTTGCGTTCTCTCCTGTCTCCACAACAGTActataaaaagacaaaacagttgCCCATTCTGTTCAAGTGCTGTGAGGAAATCCAGCCGAATGAGTGGAAGCCACCTGTGGAGAGAGAAGAACATCGCCTGCCATTTTGGCTAAAGGTAGTTGCTGCTCTTCTTCATCCAGTATatgaggttttttgttgtttgcttggtttcttttgggtttttttttgtttgggttttttttccttcctttttctgtccAGCCTAGGTCCAGAGCGAGTTCTTTCATTAGCCTACAGCTCTGAAGTCAAAAGGCAGTCTGATTGTATTGCATGGGAGCCTGTGTTGTCCTGGCTCTAGCTAGTAATCGTAGCAAGAGCAGTAGTATGTAGCAACCTGAAGTATTACACGCTACTCTTGGTGTTTCTCTGCCCAGCTGCAGTACAGGATTGAAGTTATCGTGGGCATAGTGCTTGTTGTCACATCCTTGTTTTACTACGGGGTGTATTTCTAATGTCTAGTTTGAGATGTTGATTTTGTTATTTAGCTTTGTTAATTTGTTAATCAAGAGAGCTTGACCCTCACTTTAGGGTTAGCAGTGTTGCCATCTTTTCCGCTGTATTACAGCCATGAGAGAGGGTGTGTTCTTCCCCCCTTAAAACTTCACCTtctgagaggaaagaagaaagctgGGGGCTTGGGTTGGGGTTTTTCAAGGTTATCTTCACCTGCAGCGTGGCTGTTATTTTTGTTATACCGAAATGTCTCGTGGTTCATAAGGATTCTTTCTCTGAGACTCTTTGCACGAGGCATAGTGACCGTGCCTGCGGGTTGGTCTGAGGAAAGAATCAGACTCAGATGCCATAAAATCCAGTTCTCTTAATCACTTGTATTTCATTGTTAGTGAAGCTTCCTTCCCACAAAATCTTGTATTTACTAAAGGAACCTTTATAAAGTAATTCAGCTCCGGTGTTTCTTTCAGGCTCTCAGATTCTTTTGAAGGCCTTGGAGTAAAACTCATGAATATAAAGTAATATACAATAAGTATAAAGTAATATAGAGTAGTATGAAGTAAATAAAAACTGCTTTACTTTTAGAAGCAAGTTACTGTCTGTCACCTTCTGTGGTGCTGTTTGAAGGTGGTAATAGAGGAGTAGCCTGTGGACGGGACTAATAAGCTCTTGTTCCCTTTAGGCCAGCTTGCCCTCCATTCAGGGGGAATTGAAGCAATTAGCAGAAGATGCCAGGGAGGTGCCAGGTTCACCTGATGCAGAATCTGTCTTTTTGGGGACAGGAAAGGAAACTTCAGACACAGAATATGATGAAAAATATCCTCTACTCATGCCAAAGGGACTAGTACTGACCCTGAAGCCTCTTGCCAATCGATTCTCTAGGAGGGCGTGGAGGAGGCAGAGGTCTTCGGCTCTGAAGCCTGTCCTCATTCGGCCGAGCCCTTGTCTGCAGCCCAGTGCCAACGCTATTAACATCCAGAAAACTGTGAAGCTGTCCCAGTCAGAAGCTCCTCCCAGCAAAGTTATGGTTCAGATTCCTCGGCTAATCCAGCCAGCTACAGTGATGCAGACGGTGCCAGGAGTGCAGCCTTTGAATGTTCCAGCAGTGGTGGGAAGTGGGGATGCCTTGGAATTCCAGAACGTGCTCTCCACTTCGCATTCAGACTCCAGACAAGCTTTCTCAGCTGCTGTACCACCAGCTCTAGTGTCCTCAAATCCAGTAACTTTTCAGCCAAAATTGATGTTGCCAGCTTTGGCCGGAGCAAAAATACGCAAACCTTGTGTTCGTAAGGGATACCAAAAGAAGAAGGGGACAAAATCCGCCCCACTGATAAAGACTTCACCTTTGATTCAGCCATCACCTGTCATCCTTACTGTACCTGCTACCACCGTGAAAGTGGTTAACATAGGCAATGGTTGCAATATGATTCAGCCCATAAATACAACAGTTGGTAGAGGCACTCAGGCAATTCCAGTTACAACCTTACTGGTAAATCCATCCACTTTCCCATGTCCCTTAAATCAGCCTCTAGTGACTTCTTCCATCCCTTCGTTGATAGTCTCTCCTAACCCGGTTGGTCTTTCTGCGTCATCTGTGGGTGAAAATGAAGAACAACAGCTGAATCTGGTTCCTTCCTGCCCTGctggaaacaacaaaaatacctACCCCACGGTGGAGCCCAAGGTCGAACCCCCAGAGTTGTACGTTTCATCCTCTGCTGTCTCCCCCAAGGAGGAGTGTAGTACAAATCCTGGCACTTCAGGTAATGGCAGTCAGGAAAATAAGGGTGATTGCTGTAGCTGGACAGTGGTAGAAGGAGACAAGAGCACTTCAGAGCCACTGTCTGTGGACCTTTTGCCTCATTTAGAAGATCCAGATGAAACGGTGAAAATTGAGCCTGAAGATTCAAATGATGCTACCAAGGAAGTAAATCCAGTACAGAAGAGGGATATTTTATGTGCTGAAGTGAAGGAGGAATTCATGCTGGATCTTGGCCAGGAGCTGAACGTGGAGGCTGCGTGTTCATGTTCAAATGACCCGAAAGAAGTTAAAAAGGAGCATACTTCGTGTGACGAGAAGGGAGAAGAACAACAACGGGCTTTGCAGTCATCTCCCCATGGGGAGCAGCAGATGGAGGCAGGTGTTGTTGCTGGACCCCCAGTAAGCAGTGAGTCTCCAAAGAATCTTTCTTATACAGCAGATGTTGAGGCAGAATTCAGTAGTCCACTAGGAAGACCAGAGGATTCGTCCAGTATAGATGGCCAGTCTGTTGGGACACCAGCTGGCCCTGAAgctggaggagagagagaaggacaagaagaggaggaagatgatgacTTTGATGATTTTACACAAGATGAGGATGAAGAAATGTCATCAGCCTCAGAAGAATCTATTCTTTCAGTGCCAGAACTTcaggtaaaagcaaacagaaCTTTAACAAACTCACATCAGTGTCCTGAAACACCCTGGTGGCGTCAGGGCAAATCACAATTGGAATCCAATTGGAAAGCTGGGCTGTTAGCTGTGTAATAATAGCGTGGTGTTGTGTTGTTTTACACAGAAATTGGACAATCTGAGATTTTAAATCCAAGCCAAAGGAATATCTTGCAAACATGCAGATTCAGTTTCTGCTGAGTTATAAGGACTTCCTCAACTGAGGCTGTCCTTTAATAAAAAGTACtttaagtgaaaattattttccaggtCACAATTCCAGCAAGCCTTTAAGAACTAAGATCATCATTAAGGAATTCTGTCTAGCTTAAGGGTTTTATAAGTGGCAGattctgaaatttaattttgcgCGTGATAAAATAAAATCGTCAGTTCTGATTGTTGTTGAATTCTGTCCCTTCAGTAGAATCCTCTAGTTGGTCAGATGTTGATCTGTGAAATTGGCTGTTAGAATTATGCTGGAGTGAGCTAGTTGCTGAATGGCATTAAAACAAAcactaaaagaaaacaatgtgatgttttgttgttgttgctttctAAGGAGACAATGGAAAAACTTACTTGGCTTGCAACAGAGAGACGTTTAAGCCAAGAAGGAGATTCTGAAGAGGAGAATTCCCAGGAAGAGAACTCTGagcctgaggaagaggaggaggaggagggggaaggaataGAGAGTTTACAGAAAGATGATGAAATATGTGGAGATGTATCAGAGGAACCTAAATCTGCCTTCACATTGACAAAGACGGCCCCACAGGTGGAAGCCCACAGAACGACAGCAGGTGAGTCCTGGGGGGGTTGTTTTGACACAGCACGGGGGGAAATAGAGCTGCTCTCTGCATTAAAAGCAGAACAGTGAGGAAACTGTATCTGGGTTTAATTTCACTTAGTGTATCTGAGCTTAGTGATGCTTTCCATCTGGAAATTAAATTTTGCAACAGAGTCACAGTTCTGTAAAGACAGCTCTTACCACAGAAGCCCTTCTGCACcgagggggtttttttagtccATGTGATGCGTTTATGCTTCAAAAATTTGCAGGCATAGGGTTTGTGGTTTGTGTCAGCTTTAGTAATCCTTGATCTCTTGCTACTCAGAATTTCCCAATGCCTGTGTGAGAACAATATTAAATAGTCAAATCTTTGCTAAATTGAATTTTATTATAAGGTCATGTTGGGGAAAAATAAGTGACACCAAATAATACCTTAACAGAATCTGACAAGTGGTAGATGAATCTGAGCGGTGAATTTCGAGGAGGTGGATTTCAGCCCTTTAGTCCAACAGATCCCTAATCTAAAGGCGTAAGAATGTCGATGTAGCAACTCTTAGCATACTATTTCATTCCCTGCTGTGTGACACCAGTTATTAATCTGTGATGTTAACTCTATTCGTGTAAATAATAAGCTAAAATAATAATCTGCAAGTGTTAAGAGCCAGCTCTGATGCTCGTATCTGTTACCCACTATGATGTCCTTTGCCCCTGGTATCAGTAGCTGTATCTGTTGTTTCGCAGTAGATTGCTGGCTGAGTAACAGCTAGGATGGGTTTGTTGCTGTatccagagatttttttccagtcagatgctataaaaataaacagcCAATTTAAAATAGGTTAGCCAGCCTGACTAGTGAAAAGTATATTGCTCCTACAGGAGAGCATAAACAGTAAACTCATCACTGACTCTATTTTCTATTGCAACGTCGATCTAGAACATATGAGGGATGTATGAGAAGTACCTGTACAACTTGCTTTGTGCTTCTTCACAGGAGAAAACATGAAAGCTCCTGGGAAGAGCAGGAGCTCCCACAGAACCAGAAATAAGAGGGGACGGGCTCGTGCTAGCAAAGATACATCTAAGCTGCTCCTCTTGTACGATGAAGACATCCTGGAGAGGGATCCCCTGCGGGAACAGAAGGATCTGGCATTTGCACAAGCCTATCTAACCAGGGTAAGCCAGAGCAGTCTGCAGCCCAGGAGTGGGAACATCATGAGTCCTCTACCACGGTTCATGCCTGAGCCACGTCACTGCCACTTCCAGCTGGGCATACTGGATCTGGTTGGGATGGAGTTCTCTTTCTTCATAGCACCCCGTATAGTGGTCCTTTacttactaaactgtctttatctcaaccgaTGAGTTTTCATGCTattgctctccctcttccctcccctgtccctccCGGGGGAGCTGGGGAGTgagtgaggggctggggggtgcttggctgctggctgcagTCAATCCATGCCACTGAGCCTCTTCTAATGTCACGGTCTTGGATTTGGTTCCCTTCTCTCTTGTGAGCAGTTCAGATTTATCTTTAAGACAGAGACCTGGCTGGCTCAAAACTGGAAGCACTGTGGAAATTCTGAGTAGCAAGAGATCAAGGATTACTAAATTAACTTGTTTTCTTCCTGGATGTTACGTAGTCCTGTAAAGGTCTGTTGCTCTTTCCAGGTGCGTGAAGCCTTGCAGCATGTTCCTGGAAAGTACGAAGACTTCCTTCGTGTTATCTATGAGTTTGAGATTAGCACGGACAAGCAAACAGCTGTGGATCTCTATTCCACTTTACAGAAACTGTTGCATGACTGGCCACAGTTACTCACCGattttgctgcctttcttttACCAGAACAAGCTCTGGAGTGTGGACTGGTAGGTAGAACGAAAGGAGGAGACCAGATTTTAAGCAGACAGTGTCAATGCTTGTGGGAGTGAAAGAATAAGGAATTCTTCATAGGGCAAGCAAGGTAGACAGCTGGTAAATCGTTTGCCTACCTTGCTGTTTTATTAATCAGAATTGAAAAGTCTAGTGTTTGTTTTAAGTCTCATCCTAAGTATTACTGTGGAGAATCAGCCTTTCCCAGTTACGTTGCAGAACCTGACTGCAGAGCCAACACTGCAGATACAGCAAGTGGAACAGTTCCCTTGTCTCACAAATCAGCCTTCCACTTTGTAAGGTAGAGGGTTTCACCTGCTACATTCTTGCTGGATTTTCCTATCTTGTGTGCATATGGTTGAAGCAAAACTTCACAGCTCACGTAAGTATTGATTATAGAAAgtcttgtttctcttcctccaccttctccCAGTTTTGCAGTGGATGTCAATACAAATGGAAAACGAATAGCAAGACAGGCATTCTGTAGCTTGCTTAAGCCAACTAGAAATATATTCTTGAACGTGAGGggtgaatctttttcttttggtcaGTTTGAAGAGCAGCAAGCGTTTGAAAAAAGCCGGAAGTTCCTCAGGCAGCTGGagatttgttttgctgaaaatcCTGCCCACCATCAAAAGATCATCAAagttctgcagagctgtgcagactGCCTGCCCCAGGAGATTGCAGAGGTAATCGGGCATCCAGGTCCCTCCTTTCTCTCAGAACCCCTGAGAATGCAGTTAGCTGGCCTGCTTCACTGCTCCTTGAGAGCACGAGAGTCGATCAAGTGTGATCTCCCTCTGTGGGGTGTGGTAGAGAGTTGAAGCTGCCTCTTCAAGAGGCTTTACAATTAACTGCCCTGTGCGTCTCCTCTCTTACCTCCACCGTGCTTTTATCACCTTGCAGGTGAAATTTTAGCTACAGGTCAGCCTAGAATTTTGGGGGGATATTTCTATGCTAATTTGATAGCTGGATGTGGAATGATCTCAAAACATTCATGAAGTAATACCAATGCAAGCATGAACTTCCATGCTGGAGGTCTGATACGCCTTGATGTTCCACTTGCTTTGAAAAATCCTCCTGAGAAGAATGTGACGACGTGGAAtgaaacacttattttttctggatttctctCTTTCAGCTGAAGACCCAAATGTGGCAACTGTTGAAGGGACATGACCACTTGCAGGATgagttctctgttttctttgatcACTTACGGCCCTCAGCCAGCCGCATGGGAGATTTTGAGGAGATCAACTGGACAGAAGAGAAGGAATATGAGGTGGGGCAATCTTCTCCCCAAGACcagaaaagataaaagcagagATACAAGACATGTTTGAACTTAAAGAATTCAAATTGAGGCTGCATTTCCAGAGAGAGGGAAGTAGCAGGGGGGGGATAGCTGTTGGTGGACTGAAGTAAACTtcttaaagttttaaaactttccaATTTTTTTAGAGCATTTATGTCTCTTCTAACATAATTGAACTTCTCATGTCCTGGAACTGAGCTCAGTATTGAGAAATTCTGGGGAAAATGAAGTTTGATCTGCCGAAGAGCGATCATGATAGAGCAGTtcttgtgtgtttctttttttgtagtTCGATGGGTTTGAAGAGGTGTCTCTGCCAGATGTAGAAGAGGAGGATGAACCACCCAAGATGCACACagcttcaaaaaataaaaaacggAAAGAGATCGGAGGCCACAACAATGACAAGGTGGGCCTGGGGTATCTCACTAATCCACATGTCTGGACTCTGAGCAAATGCATGCCCATGAGGGTAAATGTGTGTTCTCGAGAGACATGACAACAGCCTAAAAAGATGTGAAGAAAGGGGATTGAAACGTGTCCGTTGTGCTCTGCTTGCTAGCAGCATAATGGCTTTAGTCCTCCGGGTGT
Proteins encoded:
- the GON4L gene encoding GON-4-like protein isoform X5 gives rise to the protein MAARRLRGGRAPRRFRFLRSERDGAAGPGRRCRAASRFPVFQVGAGMSLSVKMLPCKKRRAAVAGPPSPRERGGGEDGELPGTGGSSSAGAADGGSSAKPAPVARAGGSPSCGPAVWRGPGEASLKGGGKRPLTRAAPGSGQEAPGAKEACAAAPLPEGRRSPEAAAEGKTPKVCTEVEANSQRDPCLTENQPAVQESPGRSSLQLAVRNPAVLKPLKNTRAGEWPQQTDEENEDLGLFIPLEEQDGEDIERRRRRRKATKRKREGKTQEEEGSLSCDIKLDDTLDRTLEDGAKQHNLTVVNVRNILHEVITNEHVVAMMKAAISETEDIPLFEPKMTRSKLKEVVEKGVVIPTWNISPIKKANEVKPPQFVDIPLEEDDSSDEEYQPEDEDEDETAEESLLESDVESTASSPRGAKRSRTRRSSDEEGGTLCEMEKVTAPVVRHISAEVVPMGPPPPPKPKQNKDSTFMEKLHAVDEELASSPVCMDSYQSLEDSLIAFRTRSKRPLKDVPLGQLEAELRAPDITPDMYDPNTADDEEWKRWLGGLMNDDVENEDEADDDDDPEYNFLEDLDEPDTEDFRNDRAVRITKKEVNELMEELFETFQDEMGFSNMEDEGPEDEDNVTESRPNFNTPQALRFEEPLANLLNEQHRTVKEQLEQLRMKKSSIKPPQEIEKSKPQNEKPLQSLVLDSMQRKRLQQQMQQHVQLLTQIHLLASSNPALSSEASTTRMFLSELGNFARSSTLLRQSFSPKFQTMFQPCNLKGALQLIEDFHAQVQVDWSPRKAVKKSANEFPCLPKQVAWILATRRVFMYPELLPICSLKANPPRDKIIFTKAEDNLLALGLKHFEGTEFPKPLISKYLLPTKTAHQLTVRIKNLNMNRAPDNIIRYYKKTKQLPILFKCCEEIQPNEWKPPVEREEHRLPFWLKASLPSIQGELKQLAEDAREVPGSPDAESVFLGTGKETSDTEYDEKYPLLMPKGLVLTLKPLANRFSRRAWRRQRSSALKPVLIRPSPCLQPSANAINIQKTVKLSQSEAPPSKVMVQIPRLIQPATVMQTVPGVQPLNVPAVVGSGDALEFQNVLSTSHSDSRQAFSAAVPPALVSSNPVTFQPKLMLPALAGAKIRKPCVRKGYQKKKGTKSAPLIKTSPLIQPSPVILTVPATTVKVVNIGNGCNMIQPINTTVGRGTQAIPVTTLLVNPSTFPCPLNQPLVTSSIPSLIVSPNPVGLSASSVGENEEQQLNLVPSCPAGNNKNTYPTVEPKVEPPELYVSSSAVSPKEECSTNPGTSGNGSQENKGDCCSWTVVEGDKSTSEPLSVDLLPHLEDPDETVKIEPEDSNDATKEVNPVQKRDILCAEVKEEFMLDLGQELNVEAACSCSNDPKEVKKEHTSCDEKGEEQQRALQSSPHGEQQMEAGVVAGPPVSSESPKNLSYTADVEAEFSSPLGRPEDSSSIDGQSVGTPAGPEAGGEREGQEEEEDDDFDDFTQDEDEEMSSASEESILSVPELQETMEKLTWLATERRLSQEGDSEEENSQEENSEPEEEEEEEGEGIESLQKDDEICGDVSEEPKSAFTLTKTAPQVEAHRTTAGENMKAPGKSRSSHRTRNKRGRARASKDTSKLLLLYDEDILERDPLREQKDLAFAQAYLTRVCCSFQVREALQHVPGKYEDFLRVIYEFEISTDKQTAVDLYSTLQKLLHDWPQLLTDFAAFLLPEQALECGLFEEQQAFEKSRKFLRQLEICFAENPAHHQKIIKVLQSCADCLPQEIAELKTQMWQLLKGHDHLQDEFSVFFDHLRPSASRMGDFEEINWTEEKEYEFDGFEEVSLPDVEEEDEPPKMHTASKNKKRKEIGGHNNDKVCENKFYKNKDSHELTASLVQQESSPPPEGKDSGMSKEPAEESLDNRDEGEDVQSRTKTVSRKVDSLASGSQLEGKIVSGRHASSEKAALPDNQVQEAGVSVVNAAGDSDSSITGPRWTPLQKATLKLPQETKDCPCTVGSEGLNQHQGNAGASLGLSRDLLLSSRSATAKGLTGPSSSSAKSLCQTEGLRSDSSDKLTGFGHASKSGVKEFEGPPVSLEGRAEAKQGWITPGRKPAPGKSCSSQAPDNCILETDDTGCTGNFPESRLKSNENNCFQMHQHSEQLEYRVVTASLGQKEEEQQQQRVTEATVCAKNSKVSSTGEKVVLWTREADRVILTTCQEKGAHLETFHAISQKLGNKTASEVSHRFRELMRLFHTSCDGSSEDEEDATSTSNTDQLSDKDLLLSEEEPDD